AGTCGTGGGTAACAGTGGATGATTTGAAACATTTGGAACGTGGCGGACGCATTTCAAAATCAGAAGCAGCTTTAGGCGGTTTGTTAAAGGTGAAGCCGATCATTCATGTGGATGAAAATGGTAAATTACAAAATGTGGATAAAGTGCGGGGACGCAATAAATCTTTACAAAAAATCATTGATGAAACGTTGCAGCACTTAACTTCCCGAGAAAATCAAATTGTTTACATTGCCTATTCTGGCGATGTATCCGCGGCTGAAACTGTATTATCCGCAATTGTAGAAGAAATCAGTATTGAAGATATCGCATGTCTGCCGCTAGGTCCGACTATTGCGGCGCATACTGGTTTAGGATGTGTAGCCATTTTTACTTTTGGTAAAAATCGTAATGAAAAATAAAAGTAAAGCTCTGGTCTAAAAGTAGACGAGAGCTTTTTCTTTCCGGATCCAAAATGCTTTGCCTGAAAAATCAGGAATTGCTAAGTTGAAATTTGAGATAAAGATTTTAGAGAAAAGGGAGGAACTTCAGTGAATCTGTATCGTAAATACGGTTGGCTTCTTATGTTGTTGTTTGTAGTAGGTGACGGCGGCATGCCGTATTTTTTAGGAATCCTGTGGCAAGAATATAGTCAAACAAGACAAGTTGTCAGTGATTTAGGGAGTGTAAGCAGTCCTGTGAAAGAGTACTTTGAAAGAGGGTCGGTGCTAACGGGTATTTTATTATTGTTAGCACTACCTGCTGTTAAATTCTACTTTAATACAGCGCAATTTCAATCAAAACGGCGTGAAATTCGCTTATTACTGACAGGTATTGCAGCTTTTGCAATTGGCGATTGTATTTTTACAGGAATTTTTGCCATTAATCATCAGACATCAGGTTTTACCTTGGCTACTATTATTCACGGTTTAGGATCAGGGGCGGGGATTTTGGGGATGTTGGCGGCGCCGTTTTTTTTAGCCCGAATTTTTGCTGGTAATTATTTTAAAATAGCTAAAGGGTGTTGGTTCATTTTTTATGGGGCATTGGCAACATCGGCTTTTAATGGTTTAGCGCAATTATTTTCTTTTACGTATAAAGGAGCAGTACAGCGGATTTCGCTAGTGTTTTTGTACATGCCCTTGTTAGTGTTGGTGTATTTTTTTAGTCAAAAAAATTCAAAATGAATAAACAAATTCGGTTCAAGACGTGTTACACTGTAAAACAATCAATAAACGTGTAAAAAAAGAAGACTACAAGACTAAAGGAGAGAACCGATGAACAAAAAGGCACTCAAAAGACTAATTGATACTGCTGCAGGAAGAAGACCAGCTGATTTAGTATTGAAAAATGCGCAAATAATTGATGTGTACCAAGCAGAAATTATACAAGGAGATATTGCACTTGTTGATGGATTTATCGCAGGCATTGGTGAGTCATATGAAGGCCGAAAGACCATTGATTTAAAAGGAAAATTTGTAGCACCGGGGTTTATTGATGCCCACATCCATGTAGAATCTGCTTACGTTACACCAGAGGAATTCGGACGACTATTAGTCCCTCATGGTACAACGACCGTGTTGGCTGATCCCCACGAAATCGTCAATGTACTGGGTTTAACCGGGTTGGATTATATGTTTTGGCGGCGGCAAAAGAAACGGCGCTAGATATTCAATATACAATGCCTTCTTGTGTGCCGGCTACCAACATGGAAAATTCTGGCGCTGTGATTACAGCTACAGACATGCTGGATTCTTTTAAAGCAAAACAAGTGGCAGGTTTAGCTGAGTTTATGAATTTTCCCGGCGTCATTTCTGCTGACGCGGCTGTTTTAGACAAATTACTAGCAGCTAAAGACTACGGCTTACGAATTGACGGCCATGCGCCAATGGTAGCGGGCAAAGATTTAAATGCGTATATCGCAGCAGGAATAAAAAATGATCATGAATGTTCAACTGTAGCAGAATTAAAAGCGCGGATTGCTCGTGGCATGTATGTTTTTCTCCGAGAAGGTACGGTGACGCAAAATCTGCGTACGCTTCTAAAAGGAGTAACAGACGATAATTTTAACCGTTGTGTTCTTGTGGCAGATGATCTACAAGCCAAAGATATTCTGACAAAAGGTCATTTGGATAATAGTATTCGGATCTGTATTGAAGAAGGAGTTCCGCCAATTCGTGCAATTCAGATGGCGACAATTAATGCAGCGCAATGTTGTCAATTATCCGATCGTGGTGCTATTGCACCGGGGTTGCGGGGTGATTTGGTTGTCTTTTCAGATTTACAGGCACCCATTATTGAAGCAACGTACATTAACGGCCAACTCGTAGCCGAAGATACTAAATACCTACCGCAAGTGAATCGGGTCGCCACCCAAAATGTTCAATCCAGTGTTCATATTAAAAAATTCAAAAAAGAACAACTGGCATTGCATTTAACCAGTGATAAAGCACGGGCAATTGAAGTCATTCCTCAAGAAGCTCTGACAAACCAAGCAATTGTAACGGTGAAAAGAAATGATAAGCACGAATTTGTTTATCAAGAGACAGAAGATGTGGTAAAGCTGGCCGTGATTGAACGTCACAAAGATACGGGAAATATTTTTGTAGGTTTGTTAAAAGATTATGGTTTGAAAAAAGGAGCAATTGGCATTTCGATTGCCCATGACTCCCATAATTTAATTGTGGCAGGAACAAACGATGCAGATATGGCAACAGCAGTAACGGCATTAAAAGAGCAAGAAGGCGGTATCGTCTTAGTTGAGGCGGGTGCTGTGATTGGCAGTATGGCATTACCAATTGCAGGTTTGATGAGCGAACTTACAGGCGAAGAAGTAGCCCGGCAAGAAGAGGTAATCAATCAATTGGCTCATGAAAAATTAGGAATTTCATCAAAAGTTGATCCCATTATGACGCTAAGTTTTATGTCGCTTGCGGTCATTCCTAATTTGAAAATTACAGATATTGGCTTAGTAGATGTAACTAAATTTGAAATTGTACCTATTTCAGTTACAGAATAATGACGAAAGCCAGCTTTCAAAGAAAATTTGCCCAGTGTAATATACAGCTGGGCAAATTTTTTTGTAAAAAGTTATGGCATATTCAACTGTAATGTCAAATATAGTTGACGTTTTGAAAGTTAAGCTTATAATTAGTATTAATAAGTCATGTATAGATGACATAAACGAGGAGTCTTATGAACCAAGTAAAAATATATCGTAAAAATTTGCAGCTTTCACAATTGGATTTAGCCAATAAAGTTGGGGTAGCGCGACAAACAATCAATATGATTGAAAATGATAAGTATAACCCCACCCTTGATTTGTGCTTGAAGATTGCGTGGGCATTAAAGTCGGATTTAAATACACTATTTTGGAGGGATAATGATGAAAATAACGCGGGATAAAGTAATCAAGCATTTTTTTGGAATTGAAGGTACGATGGATGAATATAAGCGTAATGAAGCAAATCGCATTGGAACTAATGCATTTATGGCCTTATATAGTTATCTTTTACTTTCTTCTTTGATTGCACTAATGGTGGGACTAAAATATCCCCAATATGCATTGTATGCCCTCCTTGCGTGTAATATTTTAACCGCTGTTTATGGTGTCAGCTTTTATATAATGAAAGCTAGTAAAAATGCTTTGCTGACTGTAAACGAAGTAACAAGTGACAATGTTGCTCGCATTCGTCTGCACAATGTCAAAAAAGGGATAGGAGATGCAATTTACTTTGGTGTTACGATGCATCTTTTACAAGCCGTCTTTTCTTGGATAACTGGCGATGGTTTTCTGGCGTATATCTGCTCTCCTTTTGAGCTAATCATTTCCGGTGGTGCGGGCATTTTATTTGGCATTACAACAATTTTTATGATGAATGCTAAAATTAGTAATATTGGTAAAGGGTAGAAAAATGGTAAATCAAAAAGTAAAAAGGTATTTAAAGTCGTCTGCTTTTTTTGGCGACAGTTGCGTTTTTATTGGACTATTATGTGCCCTTAAACCTTGGCTTAGTGGGAACCAACAGGTTTTTCGAGCCCTAATATGCTTTGGGATACCGGCGTTACTTATCTATATTTCGTTTAAACGAATAAAATAAAAATGTCTCTTTATAGCAAGATGATCGTGAAAATCACGAAAGCTTACTAAAAAGAGACATTTTTTAGGTTATTTCATTACGTTTTTTGATCTGTCTTAGTGCTGATGAATTGTGCGATGGCATAAAGCTTTTCTATCTGTCCAGCTTCACGAATCAACCTTTGACTATCAGTAAAACTTTGCGAAAATAAAAAAGTCATTTTCGCAAAGTTTGGTCTTATGGCTTAGGACTGGGCGATTCTTTAGCTCTTTTTAATATCCGTAACGAATTTCTCCTAGTGTGAGCAGATTTTTTATATGAGCCGCGGCTTCTGGAGAAATAATGATTTTATTTTTGGTCATACAATTGGATATGGCAATCCCCATCCGGCTTAAGATATAAGGGACCGCTGTCACACCTTCGTTAATTTCTTGCGCATAGTCAAAAAGCAATTGGCGCAACGGTGCAGTATTATCTTCTGGCGGAATCAAACCTAAAATTAGTG
The genomic region above belongs to Enterococcus saigonensis and contains:
- a CDS encoding DUF998 domain-containing protein, with the protein product MNLYRKYGWLLMLLFVVGDGGMPYFLGILWQEYSQTRQVVSDLGSVSSPVKEYFERGSVLTGILLLLALPAVKFYFNTAQFQSKRREIRLLLTGIAAFAIGDCIFTGIFAINHQTSGFTLATIIHGLGSGAGILGMLAAPFFLARIFAGNYFKIAKGCWFIFYGALATSAFNGLAQLFSFTYKGAVQRISLVFLYMPLLVLVYFFSQKNSK
- a CDS encoding helix-turn-helix transcriptional regulator codes for the protein MNQVKIYRKNLQLSQLDLANKVGVARQTINMIENDKYNPTLDLCLKIAWALKSDLNTLFWRDNDENNAG
- a CDS encoding DUF3278 domain-containing protein; the encoded protein is MMKITRDKVIKHFFGIEGTMDEYKRNEANRIGTNAFMALYSYLLLSSLIALMVGLKYPQYALYALLACNILTAVYGVSFYIMKASKNALLTVNEVTSDNVARIRLHNVKKGIGDAIYFGVTMHLLQAVFSWITGDGFLAYICSPFELIISGGAGILFGITTIFMMNAKISNIGKG
- a CDS encoding bacteriocin immunity protein yields the protein MKEIKWFSGGSERAEVALSEISLILGLIPPEDNTAPLRQLLFDYAQEINEGVTAVPYILSRMGIAISNCMTKNKIIISPEAAAHIKNLLTLGEIRYGY